One segment of Marvinbryantia formatexigens DSM 14469 DNA contains the following:
- a CDS encoding SDR family NAD(P)-dependent oxidoreductase, which produces MFTLKGRTMVITGGAGNNGSAIVNAALEAGMNVAMLSGLHTKAQKAIKEKINPKYHDHVIGIAQNPKAKWEENMEAAPEIYETRTHMKDMIDYVYERFGSVDVVVNAKGGHIRYDFEHTDKTIWRHSMEVVESAFVNAKNAMPYLLQSKAPRIINITTWDARNGGYFLDPSFAAARGGLEALTYEMAREFGPKGITSNCILIGHCEEDVPEETTLSDEERARMLARIPVGRMMVPQDVVGAFCFLASEEASFVNGARIDVNGGLIVG; this is translated from the coding sequence ATGTTTACATTAAAAGGAAGAACAATGGTGATTACCGGCGGAGCAGGAAATAATGGTTCTGCGATTGTAAATGCCGCGCTGGAGGCGGGCATGAATGTCGCGATGCTGAGCGGATTACATACTAAGGCGCAGAAGGCGATTAAAGAAAAAATCAATCCGAAATATCACGATCATGTGATCGGAATCGCCCAGAACCCGAAGGCGAAATGGGAAGAAAATATGGAAGCAGCTCCGGAAATCTACGAGACGCGCACCCACATGAAGGATATGATTGATTATGTGTACGAGCGCTTCGGCAGCGTGGATGTGGTGGTGAACGCAAAGGGCGGACATATCCGTTATGATTTCGAACACACCGACAAGACCATCTGGCGTCATTCTATGGAGGTCGTGGAATCGGCGTTTGTAAATGCCAAGAATGCGATGCCGTATCTGCTGCAGAGCAAAGCGCCCAGAATTATCAACATTACCACCTGGGATGCCAGAAACGGCGGCTATTTCCTCGACCCGTCCTTTGCGGCGGCGCGCGGCGGTCTGGAGGCGCTGACCTACGAAATGGCGCGGGAATTCGGACCGAAGGGAATTACCTCTAACTGCATTTTAATCGGGCACTGTGAAGAGGATGTTCCGGAGGAAACCACGCTGAGCGACGAGGAACGCGCCAGAATGCTTGCCCGGATCCCGGTGGGCCGCATGATGGTTCCGCAGGATGTGGTGGGGGCGTTCTGCTTCCTGGCAAGCGAAGAAGCAAGCTTCGTAAACGGCGCAAGGATAGACGTCAACGGCGGTCTGATTGTAGGATAA
- a CDS encoding DAPG hydrolase family protein, translated as MFIEVDKEIIDTDDDNIVKVRQKLFPEEEKMPLAKYFYKYPLHMPSPLEMQIIKKPMKVEDAIRPENFMDLLKPYGYDKVELGYCMFEDGSGYVATYRVRPPHITAEMERWYRNWRNLKSKSMVPGHGNLRYKIWNYADHFDHYYVNWQDGSDGIHTTESLDLGAGDRMYDTIRHQFDLKDFGLTDERLQELKDAGCQLTGKGSYETFDEPGTHLCLAYSRPCPQGGIETRSREWIGWRPVNGKLVRDPSTKCDEAYLKKVVIHTLIEWEHLYTFLPELYAEYHDQPMDAD; from the coding sequence ATGTTTATTGAAGTTGATAAAGAAATCATCGATACCGATGACGATAATATCGTAAAGGTGCGTCAGAAATTGTTCCCGGAGGAGGAAAAGATGCCGCTGGCAAAGTATTTTTACAAATATCCGCTGCATATGCCCTCCCCGCTGGAAATGCAGATTATAAAGAAGCCGATGAAGGTGGAGGACGCGATCCGTCCGGAAAACTTCATGGACCTTTTAAAACCGTATGGATATGACAAAGTGGAGCTTGGGTACTGTATGTTTGAGGACGGCTCCGGCTACGTGGCGACCTACCGCGTGAGACCGCCGCACATTACCGCGGAGATGGAGCGCTGGTACCGCAACTGGAGAAATCTGAAATCGAAAAGCATGGTGCCGGGGCACGGCAATCTGAGATATAAAATCTGGAATTATGCGGACCATTTTGACCATTATTATGTAAACTGGCAGGATGGCTCCGACGGCATTCATACCACGGAGAGCCTTGACCTGGGAGCCGGCGACCGCATGTATGATACCATCCGTCACCAGTTTGATCTGAAGGATTTCGGGCTGACAGATGAGCGTCTGCAGGAGCTGAAGGACGCCGGCTGCCAGCTTACCGGAAAGGGCTCCTACGAGACCTTTGACGAGCCGGGCACGCATCTGTGCCTTGCCTATTCCCGTCCGTGCCCGCAGGGAGGCATCGAGACCAGAAGCAGGGAGTGGATCGGCTGGCGTCCGGTAAACGGAAAGCTGGTGAGAGATCCGAGCACAAAGTGTGATGAAGCGTATCTGAAAAAGGTGGTTATCCATACGCTGATTGAGTGGGAGCATCTGTATACCTTCCTGCCGGAGCTGTATGCGGAGTATCACGACCAGCCGATGGATGCGGACTGA
- a CDS encoding MATE family efflux transporter yields the protein MRNNVKEEKKQMMLNENIMTLLPKMAVPTITAQLITTIYNLVDTYFVSTLGTNATAAVGVNSSLERMITVIGSLIGAGACSYISRLLGAKKEEHANRILSTSIFTGIGLGILFMIFGKLMLGDIVYWLGATEECAEYSIQYGTYVLYAAPFMIGSFILNMCLRSEGSATYSMIGIGFGGILNCFLDPLFIYKFGLGVAGASMATAISKCISFVILCWPYARKTTIVEISIRKFSLVWNDVKEVVAIGSSSFFRSVLTVVASIAINRVAGSYSTASLAALSVANRIMEFPFAFILGFGQGYQPVVGFNWGAKVWKRVKDSYTYGCAMAVGGSIVMGIIIFIFASPLIRIFNSQADMEVMELGMLCVRLQCFGLIMHALSSQVNMFFAGIGNAKLALVANFARQGYCFYPVLLIAPRIWGVNGVAATQALADLLSAVVIIPMFFYGLKVIRLAQEGKVETDVHKHSHRRKAEQHS from the coding sequence ATGAGAAACAATGTTAAAGAAGAAAAAAAGCAGATGATGCTGAATGAAAACATCATGACGCTGCTGCCGAAAATGGCGGTGCCGACGATTACCGCCCAGTTGATCACCACAATTTACAATCTGGTGGATACCTATTTTGTCAGTACACTGGGAACCAACGCGACGGCGGCGGTGGGTGTAAACAGCTCTCTGGAGCGTATGATTACGGTAATCGGTTCGCTGATCGGAGCGGGCGCCTGCAGCTACATTTCCAGACTTCTCGGAGCGAAGAAGGAAGAACACGCGAACCGGATACTGTCGACGTCGATATTTACCGGCATCGGGCTGGGAATTCTGTTTATGATTTTCGGCAAGCTGATGCTCGGCGATATCGTTTACTGGCTGGGCGCAACGGAGGAGTGCGCGGAGTATTCCATACAGTACGGGACCTATGTGCTGTACGCGGCGCCGTTTATGATTGGCAGCTTTATTTTAAACATGTGCCTGCGAAGCGAGGGCAGCGCCACCTATTCGATGATCGGCATCGGCTTTGGCGGCATTCTGAACTGCTTTCTGGACCCGCTGTTTATTTACAAATTTGGTCTGGGCGTGGCGGGCGCTTCTATGGCGACCGCAATTTCAAAATGCATCAGCTTTGTGATTCTGTGCTGGCCATATGCGAGGAAAACGACGATTGTGGAAATCTCCATCCGGAAGTTTTCGCTGGTGTGGAATGATGTGAAGGAGGTTGTGGCAATCGGCTCCAGCTCCTTCTTCCGCTCGGTGCTTACCGTGGTGGCATCCATTGCCATCAACCGTGTGGCGGGAAGCTATTCCACAGCATCCCTGGCGGCGCTTTCCGTGGCGAACCGTATCATGGAATTCCCATTTGCGTTTATTCTCGGATTCGGGCAGGGCTATCAGCCGGTGGTCGGATTCAACTGGGGCGCGAAGGTGTGGAAGCGCGTAAAGGACAGCTACACCTATGGCTGCGCGATGGCGGTCGGCGGCTCCATCGTAATGGGGATTATCATTTTCATCTTCGCATCGCCGCTGATCCGTATTTTTAACAGTCAGGCGGATATGGAGGTGATGGAGCTTGGAATGCTCTGTGTGCGGCTGCAGTGCTTCGGTCTGATCATGCACGCGCTCAGCTCCCAGGTAAATATGTTCTTTGCCGGGATTGGTAATGCAAAGCTGGCGCTGGTGGCAAACTTTGCAAGACAGGGTTACTGCTTCTATCCGGTTCTTCTGATCGCGCCCAGAATCTGGGGCGTAAACGGTGTGGCGGCGACGCAGGCGCTGGCGGATCTGCTCAGCGCGGTGGTGATTATTCCGATGTTCTTCTATGGGCTGAAGGTCATCCGTCTGGCACAGGAAGGAAAAGTGGAAACAGATGTACATAAGCATTCGCACAGAAGAAAAGCAGAGCAGCATTCATAA
- a CDS encoding ABC transporter ATP-binding protein: MAALVETQNLKKYFKSGAGMVHAVDDITFRIEEGETVGLVGESGCGKSTLGRTLIHLNESTDGKILFQGRDVTKLKPKEMVKFRKDVQMIFQDPYSSLDPRQTVSDIIMEPLKLDGSFSQEEIKNRTRELMDTVGIEKRLRMSYPHELDGGRRQRVGIARALALNPKFIVCDEPVSALDVSIQAQILNLLMDLQRDLKLTYLFITHDMSVVKHISNQICVMYLGQMVEVCDRKELFAYPLHPYTKALLSAIPTTDIHNRRERIILKGEIKSPINPGPGCRFASRCPYADEGCRQGVKSQEVRPGHVVVCNKAKEINQL; the protein is encoded by the coding sequence ATGGCGGCATTGGTGGAAACACAGAACTTAAAAAAATACTTTAAGAGCGGCGCCGGAATGGTGCATGCTGTGGATGATATCACCTTCAGGATCGAGGAAGGCGAGACCGTAGGGCTGGTGGGAGAATCCGGCTGCGGAAAATCGACGCTTGGCAGGACACTGATTCATTTAAATGAAAGCACGGACGGAAAAATTCTGTTCCAGGGGAGGGATGTCACAAAGCTGAAGCCAAAAGAAATGGTGAAGTTCCGCAAGGATGTCCAGATGATTTTCCAGGACCCGTATTCTTCCCTGGATCCGCGCCAGACAGTATCCGACATCATTATGGAGCCGCTGAAGCTGGATGGAAGCTTCAGCCAGGAGGAGATTAAAAACCGTACGCGTGAGCTGATGGATACGGTGGGAATCGAGAAGCGTCTGCGGATGTCTTATCCGCACGAGCTGGACGGCGGGCGCCGCCAGAGGGTGGGAATTGCCAGAGCGTTGGCGCTGAATCCCAAATTCATCGTCTGCGACGAGCCGGTCTCCGCGCTGGATGTGTCGATTCAGGCACAGATTTTAAATCTTCTGATGGATCTGCAGCGAGATCTGAAGCTTACGTATCTGTTTATCACGCACGACATGTCGGTCGTAAAGCATATTTCCAACCAGATCTGCGTGATGTATCTCGGACAGATGGTGGAGGTGTGCGACAGAAAAGAGCTGTTTGCCTATCCGCTGCATCCCTACACGAAGGCGCTGCTCTCAGCGATCCCGACGACGGATATCCACAACCGCAGGGAGCGCATCATTCTGAAGGGCGAGATTAAGTCCCCGATTAATCCGGGACCCGGCTGCCGCTTTGCGTCGCGCTGTCCATATGCGGATGAGGGATGCAGGCAGGGCGTAAAGAGCCAGGAAGTCCGTCCGGGACACGTTGTAGTTTGTAACAAGGCAAAAGAGATTAACCAGTTATAG